A single window of Butyricicoccus intestinisimiae DNA harbors:
- a CDS encoding O-antigen polymerase, whose protein sequence is MLYLFCGIVFIIGLIAIKTEKKVFNPLTLFCIMWSSILFSSTLQLYSLYKGDDRTYRLMMIGIATFIIGYYLARLLIGNKRLVIGKKRKSVIEYSLNYQLLYILLIISLLFYLKDLITVFSRLVTGGSLADIQVLVQGTDNLHNRSGIENAIRLLIINPFGWAIIPILAVDIWMGRKDKKLLLLTGILMISRILTTGGRAAFLNFAIYFIVVFFFTGQSKRQRISDTVKNNVKKNKKIFRVMMVLSVVLLGYMTYSRAGEGALKTIYFDFAMEPYLCGVWMDVVNSKSIVGYGMISLSGFIFPVLYLVKNLLRFPTMPTYYQELFDLTLSLDTEWKWVGARVYANAYVSAFWFLYSDFRMIGIIVGMLIYGFISRLVYNNTKMMANQKNVCIYALYYIGVFYTFVRFQFTSTEYAMAIIFVALLAYRKKTIYLPEETHVQ, encoded by the coding sequence ATGCTGTACCTATTTTGTGGAATAGTATTTATAATTGGGCTGATTGCAATAAAAACTGAAAAGAAAGTCTTTAATCCGTTAACATTATTCTGCATAATGTGGTCGAGTATTCTCTTCTCGTCTACATTACAATTATATTCCCTTTATAAGGGAGATGACAGAACATACAGATTAATGATGATTGGTATAGCTACCTTTATTATAGGCTATTATTTGGCGAGACTTTTAATTGGAAATAAGCGACTCGTTATTGGAAAGAAAAGGAAAAGTGTTATAGAGTATAGTTTGAATTATCAACTTCTTTATATTTTGCTTATTATATCACTATTGTTTTACTTAAAGGATCTAATTACAGTATTTTCAAGACTGGTTACTGGTGGCTCACTTGCAGATATTCAGGTACTTGTTCAAGGAACAGATAATTTGCATAACAGATCCGGAATAGAAAATGCAATTAGGCTGTTAATTATTAATCCATTTGGTTGGGCTATAATTCCAATTTTGGCTGTTGATATTTGGATGGGAAGAAAAGATAAAAAACTGTTGTTATTAACTGGTATCCTAATGATTAGTAGAATATTAACGACAGGAGGAAGAGCAGCTTTTTTGAATTTTGCGATTTATTTTATTGTTGTGTTTTTTTTCACAGGTCAGAGTAAGAGACAAAGAATTTCTGATACGGTAAAGAATAACGTAAAAAAAAATAAAAAGATTTTTAGAGTAATGATGGTTCTTTCGGTTGTTTTACTGGGATATATGACATATTCTCGAGCAGGCGAAGGTGCACTTAAAACGATATATTTTGATTTCGCGATGGAGCCATACCTTTGTGGTGTATGGATGGACGTTGTGAATTCCAAAAGTATTGTTGGATATGGAATGATATCGTTGTCGGGCTTTATTTTCCCTGTATTATATTTAGTTAAGAACTTGCTGCGTTTTCCAACGATGCCTACTTATTATCAAGAGTTATTTGATTTAACGTTGTCATTAGACACTGAATGGAAATGGGTGGGAGCAAGAGTGTACGCAAATGCATATGTTTCTGCATTCTGGTTTTTATATTCTGATTTTAGAATGATTGGAATTATAGTTGGGATGCTTATTTATGGGTTTATTTCGAGACTAGTATACAACAATACAAAAATGATGGCTAATCAAAAAAATGTATGCATTTATGCATTGTACTATATTGGCGTTTTTTACACATTTGTTAGATTTCAATTTACTTCTACCGAGTATGCTATGGCTATTATATTTGTGGCATTATTGGCTTATCGAAAGAAAACTATATATTTACCGGAGGAAACACATGTACAATGA
- a CDS encoding glycosyltransferase domain-containing protein — protein sequence MYNEDKNSKSLMTLKTYYQDKREANKLWVKLFNMNKMAREFLNFLKLPFYIGRRDSRYIKLKAKAFLKPSLIYDHQLRYDFDHSYELNYHSTGKKVDTKVIVYTSIFGNYDPLIEPLYESEKCEYWAITDQEIPQGSMWKKFDTKNIPGFDDMDGYHKSKFCKMFPQILFPENEYSVWVDGNVQIVADLYPLVDRLKDSCFIATFQNPFHDCIYTEMNYNICENNVSIDALINQINIYRAEGFPKHFGMREMTIIVRKHNNQECIDMMNLWWNQVNQYTMRDQISFPYIIWKSGMKMDDVQLLGTSWKWSPRFLWYPHNWHVSFDKNGKQIHR from the coding sequence ATGTACAATGAAGATAAAAATAGTAAATCGTTAATGACGTTGAAAACTTATTATCAAGATAAAAGAGAAGCAAACAAATTATGGGTAAAACTCTTTAACATGAATAAAATGGCACGTGAGTTCTTAAATTTTTTAAAGTTGCCATTTTATATTGGACGGCGAGATAGTCGATATATCAAATTGAAGGCAAAAGCTTTTTTGAAACCGTCACTTATTTATGATCATCAGTTGAGGTATGATTTTGACCATTCTTATGAATTGAATTATCACTCCACCGGGAAAAAAGTTGATACAAAAGTCATAGTGTATACGTCTATTTTTGGAAATTACGATCCACTGATTGAACCATTATATGAAAGTGAAAAGTGTGAGTATTGGGCTATTACTGATCAAGAAATTCCCCAAGGCAGTATGTGGAAAAAATTTGACACAAAAAATATTCCTGGATTTGATGACATGGATGGATATCATAAATCAAAATTCTGTAAAATGTTTCCTCAAATACTGTTCCCTGAGAATGAGTATTCAGTTTGGGTAGATGGAAATGTTCAAATTGTTGCAGATTTATATCCTTTAGTAGATAGATTAAAAGATAGCTGCTTTATTGCAACATTTCAAAATCCTTTTCACGATTGTATATATACTGAAATGAATTATAATATTTGTGAAAATAATGTATCCATAGATGCACTAATAAATCAGATCAATATATATAGAGCTGAAGGATTTCCTAAGCATTTTGGAATGCGAGAAATGACTATAATTGTACGGAAACACAATAATCAGGAGTGTATTGATATGATGAATCTCTGGTGGAATCAAGTAAATCAATATACTATGAGAGATCAAATTAGTTTCCCATATATTATTTGGAAAAGCGGAATGAAGATGGATGATGTTCAACTTTTAGGAACAAGCTGGAAATGGAGTCCAAGATTCTTATGGTATCCTCATAATTGGCATGTGTCTTTTGATAAAAACGGAAAGCAAATACATAGATGA